The proteins below come from a single Demetria terragena DSM 11295 genomic window:
- a CDS encoding MarR family winged helix-turn-helix transcriptional regulator, with the protein MDSGQPAWLDAREQAAWRAYLRASRQLWVALDRDLQAAFGISLAEYEVLSMVSEADRQRLRMSALAEIVVQSRSRLTHTAKRLEQRDLVTRRSATDDRRGVELTLTTAGAELLDGASTVHVQGVRRYLVDILAPAEFAELGSFSARISEQLGDAAEAPRAGEGF; encoded by the coding sequence ATGGACTCAGGGCAGCCCGCGTGGCTAGATGCGCGCGAGCAAGCGGCATGGCGCGCGTATCTGCGCGCCTCGCGGCAATTGTGGGTCGCATTGGATCGTGATCTACAGGCCGCCTTCGGGATCTCCCTGGCCGAATACGAAGTGCTATCCATGGTGAGCGAGGCCGATCGACAGCGCCTGCGCATGAGTGCCCTGGCTGAGATCGTGGTGCAGTCCCGGAGTCGACTTACGCATACGGCCAAGCGCCTTGAGCAGCGCGACCTGGTCACGCGCCGCTCGGCCACGGACGATCGACGTGGCGTCGAGTTGACCCTGACCACCGCCGGTGCCGAACTTCTTGACGGTGCGTCCACCGTTCACGTTCAGGGAGTCCGTCGATACCTCGTCGACATCCTGGCGCCGGCGGAGTTCGCCGAGCTGGGATCATTTTCGGCCAGGATCTCCGAGCAACTCGGCGATGCGGCGGAAGCGCCTCGCGCGGGCGAAGGCTTCTGA
- the hemL gene encoding glutamate-1-semialdehyde 2,1-aminomutase codes for MSSEHPTTRSAALIEHARTVTPGGVNSPVRAFRAVGGTPRFIRSARGPWLTDVDGNHYVDLICSWGPMILGHAHPDVLAAVQESAARGFSFGTPSENEVALATEIVARTPVDQVRLVSSGTEATMSALRLARGATGRSKVVKFAGCYHGHVDALLAAAGSGLATFALPDSAGVPESSAGETIVLPYNDLGAVEAAFAEHGDQIAALITEACPGNMGVVPPQPGFEQGLREITRKHGALLISDEVMTGFRCSASGWYGAEDSASIEPDLITFGKVMGGGFPAAAFGGRADLMAYLAPDGPVYQAGTLSGNPVATAAGLATLQACTPAVYSQLDSVAHTIAEAASSALSKAGVPHVVQWAGSMFSVFFRDEPVLNYADASTQDTAAFGRFFTAMLEHGVHLPPSAYEAWFVSASHDDAAIERITDALPAAAAAAAAER; via the coding sequence ATGTCGAGCGAGCACCCCACGACCCGTTCCGCCGCACTGATCGAGCACGCCCGCACCGTCACCCCTGGAGGCGTGAACTCACCTGTGCGGGCGTTCCGTGCAGTGGGCGGGACCCCTCGCTTCATCCGCAGCGCGCGAGGCCCGTGGCTGACCGACGTCGATGGCAATCACTATGTCGACCTGATCTGCTCCTGGGGGCCGATGATTCTGGGTCACGCTCACCCGGACGTGCTCGCTGCGGTGCAGGAGTCAGCCGCGCGCGGGTTCTCGTTTGGAACGCCGAGCGAGAACGAAGTGGCGCTTGCGACCGAGATTGTGGCGCGTACCCCCGTCGACCAGGTTCGTCTGGTCAGCAGCGGCACCGAGGCGACCATGAGCGCGCTGCGCCTGGCGCGAGGTGCCACCGGACGCTCCAAGGTAGTGAAGTTTGCAGGGTGCTATCACGGCCACGTCGACGCCTTGCTGGCGGCAGCTGGCAGCGGGCTGGCCACCTTCGCGCTCCCCGACTCAGCAGGGGTGCCGGAGTCGTCGGCGGGGGAGACCATCGTGTTGCCCTATAACGACCTGGGGGCTGTCGAGGCAGCATTCGCTGAGCATGGTGACCAGATCGCCGCCCTCATCACCGAGGCATGCCCGGGCAATATGGGCGTCGTACCACCGCAGCCAGGTTTCGAGCAGGGACTGCGCGAGATCACCCGAAAGCACGGTGCGCTGCTGATCAGCGACGAGGTTATGACCGGCTTCCGCTGCTCGGCTTCTGGCTGGTACGGCGCCGAAGACTCCGCGAGCATCGAGCCAGATCTGATTACGTTTGGCAAGGTCATGGGTGGTGGGTTCCCGGCTGCTGCCTTCGGCGGGCGGGCCGACCTCATGGCATACCTCGCACCGGACGGGCCGGTCTATCAAGCCGGGACGCTGTCAGGCAATCCGGTCGCCACGGCGGCCGGTCTGGCCACGCTGCAGGCGTGCACCCCAGCGGTCTACAGCCAGCTCGATTCGGTCGCGCACACGATCGCGGAGGCGGCATCAAGCGCGCTTTCGAAGGCGGGCGTACCCCACGTGGTGCAGTGGGCCGGGTCGATGTTCTCGGTCTTCTTCCGCGATGAGCCAGTGCTCAACTATGCCGACGCCAGCACCCAAGACACCGCCGCCTTTGGGCGATTCTTCACCGCGATGCTTGAGCACGGTGTGCACTTGCCCCCGAGCGCCTACGAAGCGTGGTTTGTCAGTGCGAGTCACGACGACGCCGCGATCGAGCGCATCACCGACGCGCTCCCAGCAGCCGCGGCGGCCGCAGCAGCCGAGCGATGA
- a CDS encoding cytochrome c biogenesis CcdA family protein, with amino-acid sequence MTADAAQTIAAGSLPLAMGLAVVAGLVSFASPCVLPLVPGFLGYVTGLTDESRRSRLVAGAFLFVLGFSAVFVSIALAASTAAEFLRGNQTLLMRIGGAIVLVFGLVYLGVIGQRGRPVRWRPAAGLTGAPFLGAAFGLGMSPCASPVLAAIVSLTASLSDDGSAMQRGVLLASLYSLGMGLPFLLIAAGWSRAERASSWLRDRHRPIQLVGGGLMVVLGLLMLTGVWEQVTSWVQLQLVNTFEPVI; translated from the coding sequence ATGACGGCTGACGCCGCCCAGACCATCGCTGCCGGCAGTCTTCCGCTCGCGATGGGGTTGGCCGTCGTGGCGGGCCTGGTGTCCTTTGCCAGTCCTTGCGTCCTTCCCTTGGTCCCCGGATTTCTGGGCTATGTCACGGGATTGACGGACGAGAGCAGGCGCAGTCGGCTGGTCGCGGGGGCGTTCCTCTTCGTGCTCGGCTTCTCGGCCGTCTTCGTCAGTATCGCGCTTGCCGCAAGCACCGCCGCGGAGTTCTTACGCGGCAACCAGACCCTCTTAATGCGCATCGGTGGCGCGATCGTCCTGGTGTTCGGACTCGTCTATCTCGGCGTCATCGGTCAGCGCGGGCGACCCGTTCGCTGGCGCCCGGCCGCGGGCCTCACCGGGGCGCCTTTCCTCGGTGCCGCCTTCGGGCTCGGGATGAGCCCGTGTGCCTCACCGGTGCTGGCCGCCATCGTGTCTCTGACTGCGTCGCTGTCTGACGATGGTTCGGCCATGCAGCGCGGCGTCCTGCTCGCTTCGCTCTACAGCCTGGGGATGGGCCTGCCCTTCCTCCTGATCGCGGCGGGGTGGTCGCGGGCTGAGCGCGCATCCTCTTGGCTGCGTGATCGGCATCGCCCTATTCAACTGGTGGGTGGCGGCCTGATGGTCGTCCTGGGTCTGCTGATGCTGACCGGGGTATGGGAGCAGGTGACCTCGTGGGTGCAACTGCAACTGGTCAATACGTTCGAGCCGGTGATCTGA
- the resB gene encoding cytochrome c biogenesis protein ResB has protein sequence MSDKKSAKRRELAPSLGVIGTARWFWRQLTSMRTALFLLLMLAVAALPGSIWPQRRIDAARVADYLDRHPDLGPWLDKFGFFDVYASPWFSAIYLLLVVSLLGCILPRMRQQWKSARAQVPVAPKRLSRLEAYATTEVEATQEEALDAARNVLGKRRFRLREGEGWLSGEVGLGREIGNLVFHVGLVCIIVSVALGHLFGWRGDVIVTEGESFASTAGRYDTLDPGPWVDSSSLPAWSLKLNKLKAEFEDGVPPGSSQYGQPRGFDADVTTEDEQGTKKQSNVSPNHPTGQDGSSIYLLGNGYAPKITVRDKDGKVMYQQATPFLPQDNVYKSTGAVKVAGASPEQLGFFGFFIPSLDFDEKQGPYSTFPGLNDPALVLGLYEGDLFPQGRPQSVYTLDTKAMKQVRAANGEPLRLLVRPGQTVDLPGDRGSITFEKGIPRWGGLSVRRDPGKIPALVSAMVGLGGLIASLVLRRRRVFVRVKTDPEGGRTLVEVGGMVKNHDPRLESAIEQYADDIAGSLRRTGTKP, from the coding sequence ATGAGCGATAAGAAGTCGGCAAAGCGCCGGGAGTTGGCACCAAGCCTCGGCGTCATCGGGACGGCGCGGTGGTTCTGGCGCCAACTCACGAGCATGCGTACGGCGCTGTTCCTGCTGTTGATGTTGGCGGTTGCCGCACTGCCGGGCTCGATTTGGCCGCAGCGACGCATTGACGCCGCACGCGTGGCGGACTATCTCGACCGCCACCCGGACCTCGGGCCGTGGCTAGACAAATTTGGTTTCTTCGATGTCTATGCGTCGCCGTGGTTTTCGGCGATCTATTTGCTGCTGGTCGTCTCGTTGCTGGGCTGCATCCTGCCGCGTATGCGTCAGCAGTGGAAGTCCGCCAGGGCCCAGGTCCCCGTGGCACCCAAGCGATTGAGTCGGTTAGAGGCATATGCCACCACCGAGGTCGAGGCGACTCAGGAGGAAGCCCTCGATGCAGCGCGGAACGTATTGGGCAAGAGGCGTTTTCGGCTGCGTGAAGGCGAGGGATGGTTGTCGGGCGAGGTCGGTCTCGGTCGTGAGATCGGCAACCTGGTCTTCCATGTCGGCTTGGTCTGCATCATCGTGTCGGTCGCGTTGGGCCACCTGTTCGGGTGGCGCGGCGATGTCATCGTCACCGAGGGCGAGTCGTTCGCGAGCACCGCAGGTCGATACGACACCTTGGACCCCGGCCCGTGGGTTGATTCGTCGTCGCTTCCGGCATGGAGCCTCAAGCTCAACAAGCTGAAAGCCGAGTTCGAGGACGGGGTCCCACCCGGTAGTTCGCAGTACGGCCAGCCGCGCGGCTTCGACGCGGACGTCACCACCGAAGACGAGCAGGGCACCAAGAAGCAGTCGAATGTCAGCCCGAACCACCCGACCGGGCAAGACGGCAGCTCGATCTACCTGCTGGGCAACGGTTACGCACCCAAGATCACCGTGCGCGACAAGGACGGCAAGGTCATGTACCAGCAGGCCACGCCGTTCCTGCCGCAGGACAATGTCTACAAGTCGACAGGCGCGGTCAAGGTGGCCGGCGCCAGCCCCGAACAGCTCGGATTCTTCGGGTTCTTCATCCCGTCCCTCGATTTTGACGAGAAGCAGGGTCCGTACTCGACCTTCCCGGGTTTGAACGACCCGGCGCTGGTCCTGGGGCTCTATGAAGGCGACCTCTTCCCGCAGGGTCGGCCGCAGTCGGTCTACACCCTCGACACCAAGGCGATGAAGCAAGTGCGCGCGGCCAATGGTGAGCCGCTGCGCCTGCTGGTGCGACCTGGGCAGACGGTCGACCTGCCGGGGGATCGCGGCTCGATCACCTTCGAGAAAGGCATCCCCCGATGGGGCGGGTTGTCCGTACGCCGGGACCCGGGCAAGATCCCCGCGCTCGTCTCGGCGATGGTGGGCCTCGGTGGACTCATCGCGTCGCTGGTCCTACGGCGACGGCGGGTGTTCGTACGCGTGAAAACTGACCCGGAGGGTGGCCGTACCCTGGTAGAGGTCGGCGGCATGGTGAAAAACCACGACCCCCGACTCGAGTCCGCAATTGAGCAGTATGCCGATGACATCGCGGGCTCGCTGAGACGAACAGGAACGAAGCCATGA
- a CDS encoding TlpA family protein disulfide reductase has translation MKFAWLPRTAALLAGALVLAGCGADEGSISDQARQGDNKNYIAGDGSIETLSAGERKGPVTVSGSTLEGKKWNVSDERGTVVVLNVWGAWCGPCQNEMPHLQKVWSQYEKKDAPVQFMGLDQRDSVAAAQSTLDKFGVSYPSLRDDGGKTLLGLQGKAATTPTTLVLDRSGRIAARVSGETSEATLRTLVDDVVKESASS, from the coding sequence ATGAAATTTGCGTGGCTGCCGCGTACTGCGGCGCTGCTCGCCGGTGCGCTCGTCCTGGCCGGCTGCGGCGCCGATGAGGGTTCGATCTCCGACCAGGCCCGCCAAGGCGATAACAAGAACTACATTGCTGGCGACGGCTCCATTGAGACCCTGTCCGCAGGCGAGCGCAAGGGACCGGTGACGGTCTCTGGTTCGACCCTTGAGGGCAAGAAATGGAACGTGTCCGACGAACGCGGCACCGTGGTTGTGCTGAATGTCTGGGGCGCCTGGTGCGGCCCGTGCCAGAACGAAATGCCTCACCTGCAAAAAGTGTGGTCGCAGTACGAGAAGAAAGACGCTCCAGTCCAGTTCATGGGCCTTGACCAGCGCGACAGCGTTGCTGCGGCGCAGTCGACGCTCGACAAGTTTGGCGTCTCCTACCCCTCGCTGCGGGACGACGGGGGCAAGACGCTACTGGGCTTGCAAGGCAAGGCGGCCACGACACCCACGACGTTGGTGCTCGACCGTTCGGGCCGGATCGCGGCCCGCGTCTCAGGCGAGACCAGTGAGGCAACGCTGCGAACCTTGGTCGACGATGTGGTGAAGGAATCGGCGTCCTCGTGA
- a CDS encoding histidine phosphatase family protein, with protein sequence MVTRSVRTSVHVVRHGEVDNPGRVLYGRLPGYHLSPRGHEMARIAADYLAPHDITHLVSSPLERAQETIAPLAAHLELTPHLDERVIEAGNSFEGSTIGSRPQQLAHPRYWRRLINPLQPSWGEPYAEIVQRMAAAIRDARTAAYGHEAVIVSHQLPIWTIRQAAEGHRLAHDPRRRQCSLASVTTFVFADDDLDALEYAEPAARLLTGEGVAGA encoded by the coding sequence ATGGTCACCCGTTCCGTGCGCACCAGCGTGCACGTTGTGCGCCACGGTGAAGTCGACAACCCCGGCCGAGTGCTTTACGGGCGGTTGCCTGGCTACCACCTCTCCCCGCGTGGTCATGAGATGGCGCGCATTGCCGCCGACTACCTCGCGCCCCACGACATCACACACCTGGTTTCCTCACCTCTGGAACGGGCGCAAGAAACCATCGCACCGCTTGCCGCGCACCTCGAACTGACGCCGCACCTCGATGAGCGCGTCATCGAGGCAGGCAACTCCTTCGAAGGCAGCACGATCGGCTCCCGCCCGCAGCAGCTAGCCCACCCGCGATATTGGCGGCGATTGATCAACCCGTTGCAGCCGAGTTGGGGCGAGCCGTACGCCGAGATCGTGCAGCGCATGGCAGCCGCGATCCGGGACGCCCGCACGGCCGCCTATGGCCACGAAGCAGTGATCGTGTCTCATCAGCTGCCGATCTGGACCATCCGCCAAGCTGCCGAGGGGCACCGTCTCGCGCATGACCCGCGCCGCCGCCAGTGCTCATTGGCGTCAGTGACCACGTTCGTATTTGCCGATGACGACCTGGACGCCCTCGAGTACGCCGAGCCCGCCGCGCGCCTCCTGACCGGCGAGGGAGTGGCCGGAGCATGA